One Curtobacterium sp. MCLR17_032 genomic window carries:
- a CDS encoding inositol monophosphatase, producing the protein MSSPATPAVSPTPAALRAAAEAACRTVAPQLLEAFRSDMAIATKRDAHDVVTVHDRAAEETITTALTRAFPGSVVLGEEGGSTGDASLRWIVDPIDGTANFARGLAYWCVSIAAEVDGVVLAGAVYDPVADHLFAADDTGAALDGAPIRSVSLPEDAATVLTSFPVQQDLELLGEEAALALVRDLTLRYRHHHSTGSGALNLAHVAAGWSDVTMGFATHPWDVAAGALVLERAGGWFRGFTSGVATDPAHRAEDYVAAGGGVDHRALVEQVQQLSSTITA; encoded by the coding sequence ATGTCGTCGCCCGCCACGCCCGCCGTCTCCCCCACCCCCGCCGCGCTCCGTGCCGCCGCCGAGGCCGCCTGCCGCACGGTCGCACCGCAGCTGCTCGAGGCGTTCCGGTCGGACATGGCGATCGCCACGAAGCGTGACGCCCACGACGTCGTCACGGTGCACGACCGTGCCGCGGAGGAGACCATCACCACCGCGCTGACCAGGGCGTTCCCCGGCTCGGTGGTGCTCGGGGAGGAGGGCGGCAGCACCGGTGACGCGTCCCTCCGGTGGATCGTGGACCCGATCGACGGCACCGCGAACTTCGCCCGGGGGCTGGCCTACTGGTGCGTCTCGATCGCCGCCGAGGTCGACGGGGTCGTCCTCGCCGGCGCCGTGTACGACCCGGTCGCCGACCACCTGTTCGCCGCCGACGACACCGGCGCGGCCCTGGACGGCGCACCGATCCGGTCCGTGTCCCTGCCCGAGGACGCCGCGACCGTGCTGACGAGCTTCCCGGTGCAGCAGGACCTGGAACTCCTCGGCGAGGAGGCTGCACTCGCCCTGGTCCGTGACCTCACGCTCCGGTACCGGCACCACCACAGCACCGGCAGCGGTGCGCTGAACCTCGCGCACGTGGCCGCCGGCTGGTCGGACGTCACGATGGGCTTCGCCACCCACCCGTGGGACGTCGCCGCGGGTGCGCTGGTGCTCGAGCGGGCCGGCGGTTGGTTCCGCGGGTTCACCTCCGGCGTCGCGACCGACCCGGCACACCGGGCCGAGGACTACGTGGCTGCCGGCGGTGGCGTCGACCACCGGGCCCTGGTCGAGCAGGTGCAGCAGCTCTCGAGCACGATCACGGCCTGA